One Anastrepha obliqua isolate idAnaObli1 chromosome 6, idAnaObli1_1.0, whole genome shotgun sequence DNA window includes the following coding sequences:
- the LOC129250735 gene encoding uncharacterized protein LOC129250735: protein MRDLAGSSVSETILKSWWIETLPVTLRACLIIGDEDLDIYAKRADTIMDFVGSTSSQVMAVKAGAPHKNEQFEEILNNIKALTQAVANLATQLTTPGDHSRSRSRSGNNQNARSSSGDNGNAKPFCRYHYKFGGAALKCVPPCKFNDKRREN from the coding sequence ATGCGTGACCTGGCCGGAAGCTCAGTTTcggaaacaattttaaaaagctgGTGGATTGAAACATTGCCTGTTACACTTCGAGCTTGCTTGATAATTGGTGATGAAGATTTAGACATATACGCCAAACGCGCCGATACGATCATGGACTTTGTTGGATCCACATCCTCACAAGTCATGGCAGTGAAAGCTGGTGCACCACATAAAAATGAACAATTTGAGGAAATCCTCAACAATATTAAAGCTTTGACACAGGCAGTTGCTAATTTGGCAACCCAGTTGACCACCCCCGGTGATCATTCACGGTCACGATCACGAAGTGGCAACAACCAAAATGCACGTTCAAGCTCCGGCGACAACGGTAATGCCAAACCGTTTTGTCGATACCACTACAAGTTCGGTGGCGCAGCACTCAAATGTGTTCCCCCGTGCAAATTTAATGATAAAAGACGGGAAAACTAA